A genomic stretch from Vulpes lagopus strain Blue_001 chromosome 11, ASM1834538v1, whole genome shotgun sequence includes:
- the NIT1 gene encoding deaminated glutathione amidase isoform X1, which yields MCVGACALCPLRGGRGEGRLGFIIRPPHQLLPLLLCPGLRIPRLSVLCAQPRPRAMAISSSSWELPLVAVCQVTSTPDKPENFKTCAELVREAARLGACLAFLPEAFDFIARDPAETLRLSEPLGGNLLGEYTQLARECGLWLSLGGFHERGQDWEQTQKIYNCHVLLNNEGSVVATYRKTHLCDVEIPGQGPMRESNSTIPGPSLESPVSTPAGKIGLAICYDMRFPELSLALAQAGAEILTYPSAFGSVTGPAHWEVLLRARAIETQCYVVAAAQCGRHHEKRASYGHSMVVDPWGTVVARCSEGPGLCLARIDLNYLRQLRQHLPVFQHRRPDLYGNLGHPLS from the exons ATGTGTGTGGGTGCCTGTGCCCTTTGCCCCCTACGGGGTGGGAGGGGCGAGGGACG GCTGGGCTTCATCATCAGGCCTCCTCACCAGCTCCTGCCCCTTCTCTTGTGTCCTGGACTCCGGATACCTCGACTCTCAGTACTTTGTGCACAGCCCAG GCCCAGAGCCATGGCtatctcctcttcttcctgggaACTGCCGCTGGTGGCTGTATGCCAGGTAACATCAACACCAGACAAGCCGGAGAACTTTAAAACATGCGCCGAGCTTGTTCGAGAGGCTGCCAGACTGGGTGCTTGCCTGGCTTTCCTGCCTGAGGCATTTGACTTCATTGCAAGGGACCCTGCAGAGACACTACGCCTGTCTGAGCCACTGGGTGGGAACCTTTTGGGAGAATATACTCAGCTTGCCAG gGAATGTGGACTCTGGCTGTCCTTGGGTGGTTTCCATGAGCGAGGCCAAGACTGGGAGCAGACTCAGAAAATCTACAATTGCCATGTGCTTCTAAACAACGAGG GGTCAGTAGTGGCCACTTACAGGAAGACCCATCTGTGTGACGTGGAGATTCCCGGGCAGGGGCCTATGCGTGAGAGCAACTCTACCATTCCTGGGCCCAGTCTTGAGTCTCCTGTCAGCACACCAGCAGGCAAG ATTGGTCTAGCTATCTGCTATGATATGCGGTTTCCTGAACTCTCTCTGGCATTGGCTCAGGCTGGAGCAGAAATACTCACCTACCCTTCAGCTTTTGGATCTGTTACAGGCCCAGCCCACTGGGAG GTGTTGCTGCGGGCCCGTGCCATTGAAACCCAGTGCTACGTAGTGGCGGCAGCACAGTGTGGACGCCACCACGAGAAGAGAGCAAGTTATGGCCACAGCATGGTGGTGGATCCCTGGGGAACAGTGGTGGCCCGCTGCTCTGAAGGACCAGGCCTCTGCCTTGCCCGAATTGACCTCAATTATCTGCGGCAGTTACGCCAACACCTGCCTGTGTTCCAGCACCGCAGGCCTGACCTCTATGGCAATCTGGGCCACCCATTGTCTTAA
- the NIT1 gene encoding deaminated glutathione amidase isoform X6 has translation MCVGACALCPLRGGRGEGRLGFIIRPPHQLLPLLLCPGLRIPRLSVLCAQPRPRAMAISSSSWELPLVAVCQVTSTPDKPENFKTCAELVREAARLGACLAFLPEAFDFIARDPAETLRLSEPLGGNLLGEYTQLARECGLWLSLGGFHERGQDWEQTQKIYNCHVLLNNEGSVVATYRKTHLCDVEIPGQGPMRESNSTIPGPSLESPVSTPAGKIGLAICYDMRFPELSLALAQAGAEILTYPSAFGSVTGPAHWEGSPSGTAVWRRLQPGV, from the exons ATGTGTGTGGGTGCCTGTGCCCTTTGCCCCCTACGGGGTGGGAGGGGCGAGGGACG GCTGGGCTTCATCATCAGGCCTCCTCACCAGCTCCTGCCCCTTCTCTTGTGTCCTGGACTCCGGATACCTCGACTCTCAGTACTTTGTGCACAGCCCAG GCCCAGAGCCATGGCtatctcctcttcttcctgggaACTGCCGCTGGTGGCTGTATGCCAGGTAACATCAACACCAGACAAGCCGGAGAACTTTAAAACATGCGCCGAGCTTGTTCGAGAGGCTGCCAGACTGGGTGCTTGCCTGGCTTTCCTGCCTGAGGCATTTGACTTCATTGCAAGGGACCCTGCAGAGACACTACGCCTGTCTGAGCCACTGGGTGGGAACCTTTTGGGAGAATATACTCAGCTTGCCAG gGAATGTGGACTCTGGCTGTCCTTGGGTGGTTTCCATGAGCGAGGCCAAGACTGGGAGCAGACTCAGAAAATCTACAATTGCCATGTGCTTCTAAACAACGAGG GGTCAGTAGTGGCCACTTACAGGAAGACCCATCTGTGTGACGTGGAGATTCCCGGGCAGGGGCCTATGCGTGAGAGCAACTCTACCATTCCTGGGCCCAGTCTTGAGTCTCCTGTCAGCACACCAGCAGGCAAG ATTGGTCTAGCTATCTGCTATGATATGCGGTTTCCTGAACTCTCTCTGGCATTGGCTCAGGCTGGAGCAGAAATACTCACCTACCCTTCAGCTTTTGGATCTGTTACAGGCCCAGCCCACTGGGAG ggcagccccagtggcacagctgtttggcgccgcctgcagcctggggtgtga
- the NIT1 gene encoding deaminated glutathione amidase isoform X3: MLGFIIRPPHQLLPLLLCPGLRIPRLSVLCAQPRPRAMAISSSSWELPLVAVCQVTSTPDKPENFKTCAELVREAARLGACLAFLPEAFDFIARDPAETLRLSEPLGGNLLGEYTQLARECGLWLSLGGFHERGQDWEQTQKIYNCHVLLNNEGSVVATYRKTHLCDVEIPGQGPMRESNSTIPGPSLESPVSTPAGKIGLAICYDMRFPELSLALAQAGAEILTYPSAFGSVTGPAHWEVLLRARAIETQCYVVAAAQCGRHHEKRASYGHSMVVDPWGTVVARCSEGPGLCLARIDLNYLRQLRQHLPVFQHRRPDLYGNLGHPLS, from the exons AT GCTGGGCTTCATCATCAGGCCTCCTCACCAGCTCCTGCCCCTTCTCTTGTGTCCTGGACTCCGGATACCTCGACTCTCAGTACTTTGTGCACAGCCCAG GCCCAGAGCCATGGCtatctcctcttcttcctgggaACTGCCGCTGGTGGCTGTATGCCAGGTAACATCAACACCAGACAAGCCGGAGAACTTTAAAACATGCGCCGAGCTTGTTCGAGAGGCTGCCAGACTGGGTGCTTGCCTGGCTTTCCTGCCTGAGGCATTTGACTTCATTGCAAGGGACCCTGCAGAGACACTACGCCTGTCTGAGCCACTGGGTGGGAACCTTTTGGGAGAATATACTCAGCTTGCCAG gGAATGTGGACTCTGGCTGTCCTTGGGTGGTTTCCATGAGCGAGGCCAAGACTGGGAGCAGACTCAGAAAATCTACAATTGCCATGTGCTTCTAAACAACGAGG GGTCAGTAGTGGCCACTTACAGGAAGACCCATCTGTGTGACGTGGAGATTCCCGGGCAGGGGCCTATGCGTGAGAGCAACTCTACCATTCCTGGGCCCAGTCTTGAGTCTCCTGTCAGCACACCAGCAGGCAAG ATTGGTCTAGCTATCTGCTATGATATGCGGTTTCCTGAACTCTCTCTGGCATTGGCTCAGGCTGGAGCAGAAATACTCACCTACCCTTCAGCTTTTGGATCTGTTACAGGCCCAGCCCACTGGGAG GTGTTGCTGCGGGCCCGTGCCATTGAAACCCAGTGCTACGTAGTGGCGGCAGCACAGTGTGGACGCCACCACGAGAAGAGAGCAAGTTATGGCCACAGCATGGTGGTGGATCCCTGGGGAACAGTGGTGGCCCGCTGCTCTGAAGGACCAGGCCTCTGCCTTGCCCGAATTGACCTCAATTATCTGCGGCAGTTACGCCAACACCTGCCTGTGTTCCAGCACCGCAGGCCTGACCTCTATGGCAATCTGGGCCACCCATTGTCTTAA
- the NIT1 gene encoding deaminated glutathione amidase isoform X2: MQTRVTTRFLVAQEIQSKNDVRVKTVWNSGLLGHASHVALQSEGDGQRGARVTSPPAPGDSSRAAGPGLSCGRVRGGWASSSGLLTSSCPFSCVLDSGYLDSQYFVHSPGPEPWLSPLLPGNCRWWLYARECGLWLSLGGFHERGQDWEQTQKIYNCHVLLNNEGSVVATYRKTHLCDVEIPGQGPMRESNSTIPGPSLESPVSTPAGKIGLAICYDMRFPELSLALAQAGAEILTYPSAFGSVTGPAHWEVLLRARAIETQCYVVAAAQCGRHHEKRASYGHSMVVDPWGTVVARCSEGPGLCLARIDLNYLRQLRQHLPVFQHRRPDLYGNLGHPLS, translated from the exons ATGCAAACTCGGGTTACAACACGGTTTCTGGTCGCTCAGGAAATCCAATCTAAAAACGACGTGCGggtcaaaacagtatggaacaGCGGACTGCTGGGGCATGCGAGTCACGTGGCTCTGCAGAGTGAGGGCGACGGTCAGCGTGGTGCCAGGGTCACCAGCCCGCCGGCCCCCGGGGATTCGAGCCGAGCCGCCGGGCCCGGCCTATCCTGCGGGAGGGTGCGGGGAG GCTGGGCTTCATCATCAGGCCTCCTCACCAGCTCCTGCCCCTTCTCTTGTGTCCTGGACTCCGGATACCTCGACTCTCAGTACTTTGTGCACAGCCCAG GCCCAGAGCCATGGCtatctcctcttcttcctgggaACTGCCGCTGGTGGCTGTATGCCAG gGAATGTGGACTCTGGCTGTCCTTGGGTGGTTTCCATGAGCGAGGCCAAGACTGGGAGCAGACTCAGAAAATCTACAATTGCCATGTGCTTCTAAACAACGAGG GGTCAGTAGTGGCCACTTACAGGAAGACCCATCTGTGTGACGTGGAGATTCCCGGGCAGGGGCCTATGCGTGAGAGCAACTCTACCATTCCTGGGCCCAGTCTTGAGTCTCCTGTCAGCACACCAGCAGGCAAG ATTGGTCTAGCTATCTGCTATGATATGCGGTTTCCTGAACTCTCTCTGGCATTGGCTCAGGCTGGAGCAGAAATACTCACCTACCCTTCAGCTTTTGGATCTGTTACAGGCCCAGCCCACTGGGAG GTGTTGCTGCGGGCCCGTGCCATTGAAACCCAGTGCTACGTAGTGGCGGCAGCACAGTGTGGACGCCACCACGAGAAGAGAGCAAGTTATGGCCACAGCATGGTGGTGGATCCCTGGGGAACAGTGGTGGCCCGCTGCTCTGAAGGACCAGGCCTCTGCCTTGCCCGAATTGACCTCAATTATCTGCGGCAGTTACGCCAACACCTGCCTGTGTTCCAGCACCGCAGGCCTGACCTCTATGGCAATCTGGGCCACCCATTGTCTTAA
- the NIT1 gene encoding deaminated glutathione amidase isoform X5, whose protein sequence is MAISSSSWELPLVAVCQVTSTPDKPENFKTCAELVREAARLGACLAFLPEAFDFIARDPAETLRLSEPLGGNLLGEYTQLARECGLWLSLGGFHERGQDWEQTQKIYNCHVLLNNEGSVVATYRKTHLCDVEIPGQGPMRESNSTIPGPSLESPVSTPAGKIGLAICYDMRFPELSLALAQAGAEILTYPSAFGSVTGPAHWEVLLRARAIETQCYVVAAAQCGRHHEKRASYGHSMVVDPWGTVVARCSEGPGLCLARIDLNYLRQLRQHLPVFQHRRPDLYGNLGHPLS, encoded by the exons ATGGCtatctcctcttcttcctgggaACTGCCGCTGGTGGCTGTATGCCAGGTAACATCAACACCAGACAAGCCGGAGAACTTTAAAACATGCGCCGAGCTTGTTCGAGAGGCTGCCAGACTGGGTGCTTGCCTGGCTTTCCTGCCTGAGGCATTTGACTTCATTGCAAGGGACCCTGCAGAGACACTACGCCTGTCTGAGCCACTGGGTGGGAACCTTTTGGGAGAATATACTCAGCTTGCCAG gGAATGTGGACTCTGGCTGTCCTTGGGTGGTTTCCATGAGCGAGGCCAAGACTGGGAGCAGACTCAGAAAATCTACAATTGCCATGTGCTTCTAAACAACGAGG GGTCAGTAGTGGCCACTTACAGGAAGACCCATCTGTGTGACGTGGAGATTCCCGGGCAGGGGCCTATGCGTGAGAGCAACTCTACCATTCCTGGGCCCAGTCTTGAGTCTCCTGTCAGCACACCAGCAGGCAAG ATTGGTCTAGCTATCTGCTATGATATGCGGTTTCCTGAACTCTCTCTGGCATTGGCTCAGGCTGGAGCAGAAATACTCACCTACCCTTCAGCTTTTGGATCTGTTACAGGCCCAGCCCACTGGGAG GTGTTGCTGCGGGCCCGTGCCATTGAAACCCAGTGCTACGTAGTGGCGGCAGCACAGTGTGGACGCCACCACGAGAAGAGAGCAAGTTATGGCCACAGCATGGTGGTGGATCCCTGGGGAACAGTGGTGGCCCGCTGCTCTGAAGGACCAGGCCTCTGCCTTGCCCGAATTGACCTCAATTATCTGCGGCAGTTACGCCAACACCTGCCTGTGTTCCAGCACCGCAGGCCTGACCTCTATGGCAATCTGGGCCACCCATTGTCTTAA
- the DEDD gene encoding death effector domain-containing protein produces MAGLKRRASQVWPEEHGEQEHGLYSLHRMFDIVGTHLTHRDVRVLSFLFVDVIDDHERGLIRNGRDFLLALERQGRCDESNFRQVLQLLRIITRHDLLPYVTLKRRRAVCPDLVDKYLEETSIRYVTPRALSDPEPRPPQPPKTVPPHYPVVCCPTSGPQMCSKRPARGRATLGSQRKRRKSVTPDPKEKQTCDIRLRVRAEYCQHETALQGNVFSNKQDPLERQFERFNQANTILKSRDLGSIICDIKFSELTYLDAFWRDYINGSLLEALKGVFITDSLKQAVGHEAIKLLVNVDEEDYELGRQKLLRNLMLQALP; encoded by the exons ATGGCGGGCCTAAAGCGGCGGGCAAGCCAGGTGTGGCCAGAAGAGCATGGTGAGCAGGAGCACGGGCTGTACAGCCTGCACCGCATGTTTGACATCGTGGGCACCCACCTGACACACAGGGATGTGCGcgttctttctttcctctttgtcgACGTCATTGATGACCACGAGCGTGGCCTCATCCGAAATGGACGTGACTTCTTATTGGCGTTGGAGCGCCAGGGCCGCTGTGATGAGAGTAACTTTCGCCAGGTGCTGCAGCTGCTGCGCATCATCACTCGTCATGACCTGCTGCCCTACGTCACCCTCAAGAGGAGGCGGGCTG TGTGCCCTGATCTTGTAGACAAGTATCTGGAGGAGACGTCAATTCGCTATGTGACCCCTAGAGCCCTCAGCGATCCAGAACCGAGGCCTCCACAACCCCCCAAAACAG TGCCTCCCCACTATCCTGTGGTGTGCTGCCCCACTTCGGGCCCTCAGATGTGTAGCAAGCGGCCAGCTCGAGGGAGAGCCACACTTGGGAGCCAACGAAAACGCCGGAAGTCAGTAACACCAGACCCCAAGGAAAAGCAGACATGTG ACATCAGACTGCGGGTTCGGGCTGAGTACTGCCAGCATGAGACTGCTCTGCAAGGCAACGTCTTCTCTAACAAGCAGGACCCACTTGAGCGCCAGTTTGAGCGCTTTAACCAGGCCAACACCATCCTCAAGTCTCGGGACCTGGGCTCCATCATCTGTGACATCAAGTTCTCTGAGCTCACCTACCTCGACGCATTCTGGCGCGACTACATCAATGGCTCTCTACTAGAGGCGCTTAAAGGCGTCTTTATCACAGACTCCCTCAAGCAGGCTGTGGGCCACGAAGCCATCAAGCTGCTGGTGAACGTGGACGAGGAGGACTATGAGCTGGGCCGGCAGAAACTCCTGAGGAACTTGATGCTGCAGGCACTGCCCTGA